One stretch of Saccharomonospora xinjiangensis XJ-54 DNA includes these proteins:
- the mfd gene encoding transcription-repair coupling factor, translated as MSPRRPGRGVSRVEGKNTSVTESPTGPLSGLLSALLSDPAVRGVVERAGAPLLDLDGPGAAHQIVVAALAAERGAGRPVLAVTPTGRQAEELTASLASLLGPAAVADFPSWETLPHERLSPRADTVGKRLEVLRRLASHGQGGLRVVVATVRSLIQPMAPGLGDLHPVQLRVGEESDFEAVLERLVELAYTRVDMVEKRGEFAVRGGILDVFGPTAEHPHRVEFWGDEVSEIRAFAVADQRSLPGEVREIVAPPCREVLLTPDVKARAAELARAHEADAQLSEMLTKLADGIPCEGMEALIPVLCDGELELLTDAMPEGTHVVLADPEKIRARAADLVRTGQEFLEASWTSAADGGRAPIDLGASAYRDLDEVRLHATDTKRCWWTLSQLTSEDEVHHVAVEAAFGYRGELDRVATDLRAHTASGGAAVVVVAGAGTAKRAVEQLSGAEVPTTLATDGLTGEPKPGVVTVTCGGISDGFVAPGSGLVVLSEADITGRGATAGRARVDLNTKMPSRRRNAVDPIALKSGDYVVHEQHGIGRFVEMVRRTVGGATREYLVLEYAPSKRGHPGDRLFVPTDQLDEVSRYVGGELPTLNKLGGSDWKKTKAKARKAVKEIAAELVQLYAARQAAPGHAFGADSPWQRELEDAFPFTETADQLAAIDEVKRDMERGVPMDRVICGDVGYGKTEIAVRAAFKAVQDGKQVVVLVPTTLLAQQHLATFTERMRSFPVTIKGLSRFTDPGESEKVLNGLADGEVDIVIGTHRLLQSSVRYKDLGLVIVDEEQRFGVEHKEHIKALRTHVDVLTMSATPIPRTLEMSMAGIREMSTILTPPEDRHPILTYVGAYDDKQVAAAIRRELLRDGQVFYVHNRVSSIEKAAKRLRELVPEARVVTAHGQMNEHRLEQIIQGFWEREFDVLVSTTIVETGLDISNANTLIVERGDLLGLAQLHQLRGRVGRGRERGYAYFLYPQEKPLTETAHDRLATIAQNTELGAGMAVAMKDLEIRGAGNILGAEQSGHIAGVGFDLYVRLVGEAVDVFRRHAGAGAVEEEPTPAEVRVDLPVDAHIPHDYVPGERLRLEAYRKIASAPGTAELDAVRDELLDRYGRLPDPVERLLAVAAFRQVCREAGVTEVTAQGNNIRFAPMKLADSQLVRLKRLYPKAVFKAVTSTVSVPRPTEGPAGGRIGAPVLRDEALLEWCTTFIRSLTKQPAVVGA; from the coding sequence ATGTCCCCACGCCGCCCGGGCAGGGGTGTGTCTCGTGTTGAGGGGAAGAACACGTCCGTGACCGAATCACCCACCGGCCCGCTGTCCGGGCTGCTGTCCGCACTGCTGTCCGACCCCGCGGTGCGGGGTGTCGTGGAGCGCGCGGGTGCCCCGCTGCTCGATCTCGACGGCCCCGGCGCCGCCCATCAGATCGTGGTGGCCGCGCTGGCTGCGGAACGGGGCGCGGGAAGGCCCGTGCTCGCCGTGACCCCGACGGGACGGCAGGCCGAGGAGCTGACAGCCTCGCTGGCGAGCCTGCTCGGCCCTGCCGCGGTCGCCGACTTCCCTTCCTGGGAGACGCTGCCGCACGAGCGGCTCTCCCCAAGAGCCGACACGGTCGGCAAGCGGCTTGAGGTGCTGCGCAGGCTGGCAAGTCATGGCCAGGGTGGCTTGCGGGTGGTTGTGGCCACCGTGCGGAGCCTGATCCAGCCGATGGCGCCCGGCCTCGGGGACCTCCACCCTGTGCAGTTGCGGGTCGGGGAGGAAAGCGACTTCGAGGCGGTGCTCGAACGGCTCGTCGAGCTCGCCTACACCCGCGTTGACATGGTGGAGAAGCGCGGCGAGTTCGCCGTGCGCGGCGGGATTCTCGACGTGTTCGGGCCCACGGCGGAGCACCCGCATCGCGTCGAGTTCTGGGGCGACGAGGTCAGCGAGATCCGTGCGTTCGCCGTGGCGGACCAGCGGTCGCTGCCCGGTGAGGTGCGGGAGATCGTCGCACCGCCGTGCAGGGAAGTGCTTCTGACCCCCGACGTGAAGGCAAGGGCCGCCGAGCTGGCGCGGGCTCACGAGGCGGACGCGCAGTTGTCGGAGATGCTCACCAAACTCGCCGACGGCATTCCCTGCGAGGGGATGGAGGCGCTCATCCCCGTGCTGTGCGACGGCGAGCTGGAGTTGCTCACCGACGCCATGCCGGAGGGCACCCACGTGGTGCTCGCCGACCCGGAGAAGATCCGCGCCAGAGCCGCCGACCTCGTGCGTACCGGTCAGGAGTTCCTCGAAGCGTCCTGGACGAGCGCGGCAGACGGTGGCCGCGCGCCCATCGATCTCGGCGCGTCCGCCTACCGTGACCTCGACGAGGTACGGCTCCACGCCACGGACACCAAGCGGTGCTGGTGGACGTTGTCGCAGCTCACCAGCGAGGACGAGGTGCACCACGTCGCCGTCGAGGCCGCTTTCGGCTACCGGGGAGAGCTCGACCGTGTGGCGACCGATCTGAGGGCACACACGGCGTCGGGCGGAGCAGCCGTCGTGGTGGTCGCGGGCGCGGGCACGGCGAAACGCGCCGTGGAGCAGCTCTCCGGCGCCGAGGTGCCCACCACGCTCGCCACCGATGGTCTGACCGGCGAACCGAAACCCGGTGTGGTGACGGTGACCTGCGGCGGAATCTCCGACGGGTTCGTCGCCCCGGGAAGTGGGCTCGTCGTACTGAGCGAGGCCGACATCACCGGCCGGGGCGCCACGGCAGGGCGCGCGCGGGTGGACCTGAACACCAAGATGCCGTCGCGGCGGCGCAACGCCGTTGACCCGATCGCACTCAAGTCGGGCGACTATGTGGTGCACGAGCAGCACGGCATCGGCCGCTTCGTCGAGATGGTCCGGCGCACGGTAGGCGGTGCGACGCGCGAGTACCTCGTGCTGGAGTACGCGCCGTCGAAGCGCGGTCACCCCGGTGACCGGCTTTTCGTGCCGACCGATCAGCTCGACGAAGTGTCGCGCTACGTCGGCGGCGAGTTGCCGACGCTGAACAAGCTCGGCGGCTCCGACTGGAAGAAGACCAAGGCCAAGGCACGCAAGGCGGTCAAGGAGATCGCCGCGGAGCTGGTGCAGCTCTACGCCGCGCGGCAGGCCGCGCCGGGACACGCCTTCGGGGCGGACTCGCCGTGGCAGCGGGAACTGGAGGACGCCTTCCCGTTCACCGAGACGGCCGACCAGCTCGCGGCCATCGACGAGGTCAAGCGGGACATGGAACGCGGAGTGCCCATGGACAGGGTGATCTGCGGTGACGTCGGCTACGGCAAGACGGAGATCGCCGTGCGGGCCGCGTTCAAGGCGGTGCAGGACGGCAAGCAGGTCGTGGTCCTCGTGCCGACCACCCTGCTCGCTCAGCAGCACCTCGCGACGTTCACCGAGCGCATGCGTTCCTTCCCCGTGACGATCAAAGGGCTGTCGCGGTTCACCGATCCTGGAGAGTCCGAGAAGGTACTGAACGGGCTCGCCGACGGCGAGGTGGACATCGTCATCGGCACCCACAGGTTGTTGCAGTCGAGTGTTCGCTACAAGGACCTCGGGCTGGTCATCGTGGACGAGGAACAGCGGTTCGGCGTCGAGCACAAGGAACACATCAAAGCGCTGCGAACCCACGTTGACGTGCTGACGATGTCGGCGACGCCGATCCCGCGCACGCTGGAGATGAGCATGGCCGGCATCCGCGAGATGTCCACCATCCTCACCCCGCCGGAGGACCGGCACCCGATCCTCACCTACGTCGGCGCGTACGACGACAAGCAGGTCGCGGCGGCCATCCGCAGGGAACTGCTGCGCGACGGCCAGGTGTTCTACGTGCACAACCGCGTCTCGTCCATCGAGAAGGCGGCCAAGCGCCTCCGTGAACTGGTGCCGGAGGCGCGGGTCGTGACCGCGCACGGGCAGATGAACGAGCACCGTCTCGAACAGATCATCCAGGGCTTCTGGGAACGTGAGTTCGACGTGCTGGTGAGCACCACGATCGTCGAGACAGGGCTGGACATCTCGAACGCGAACACGTTGATCGTGGAACGAGGGGATCTGCTCGGGCTCGCGCAGCTGCATCAGCTTCGCGGCAGGGTGGGGCGTGGCCGCGAACGCGGGTACGCGTACTTCCTCTACCCGCAGGAGAAGCCGTTGACGGAGACCGCTCACGACCGGCTCGCCACCATCGCACAGAACACCGAGCTCGGCGCAGGCATGGCCGTGGCGATGAAGGACCTGGAGATCCGGGGCGCTGGCAACATCCTCGGTGCGGAGCAGTCCGGGCACATCGCGGGAGTGGGGTTCGACCTCTACGTCCGGCTCGTCGGCGAGGCGGTGGACGTGTTCCGCAGGCATGCGGGCGCGGGCGCCGTCGAGGAGGAACCCACCCCGGCGGAGGTCCGGGTGGACCTGCCGGTGGACGCGCACATCCCGCACGACTACGTGCCGGGCGAGCGGCTGCGTCTTGAGGCGTACCGCAAGATCGCGTCCGCGCCGGGCACGGCGGAGCTGGACGCGGTGCGGGACGAACTCCTCGACCGCTACGGCCGGTTGCCCGATCCCGTTGAGCGGCTGCTCGCGGTGGCCGCGTTCCGGCAGGTGTGCCGCGAG